The Amycolatopsis sp. QT-25 genomic sequence CGTCTCCGGCACCTCGTAACCCAAGGCCACCAAGGCATCCCGGACACGAGTGCGTTCCGAGACGATCTCCTTGCAGCGTTCCAGCAGTTCACCGGCCGCGTCGAGGGAGGCGATGGCCGCCGCCTGGGCGATCATGTTCACCGAGAACGCCACGTAGACCTGCTTCAGCGCGACGATGATCGCTTCCGGCGCCACCGCGTAACCCACGCGAAGACCGGCGAGACCGTACGCCTTGGAGAAGGTCCGCAGCACCGCGACGTTGTCCCTGCCGCGCGCCAGTTCGACGCCGTCGGGCACCTCGGCGTCGGTCACGAACTCCTTGTACGCCTCGTCGAGCACGACGAGCACGCCCGAGGGCACGGCGTCGAGGAAGCGCTCCAGTTCCGCGCGTCGCACGACGGTCCCGGTCGGGTTGTTGGGGTTGCACACGAAGACCAGTCGAGTCTTCGGCGTGATCGCGGCGAGCATGGCGTCCAGGTCCAGCCCGTGCCCGGCCGTCAGCGGCACCTTCACGCTGACGGCGTTCGCCACCTGCGTGACGATCGGATACGCCTCGAACGAACGCCACGGGAAGACGACCTCGTCGCCCGGGCCGCACAGGGCCTGGATCATCTGCTGGCAAAGGGAAACCGAACCGCAGCCGACGGCGATCCGCCCGACCGGCTCGGCCAATTCGCGGGCCAGCCGTTCGACGAGCCCAGAAGCCGTGATGTCCGGGTACCGGTTGATGCCCTGCGCCGTCTCGGCTATGGCCTGCGCCACACTCGGCAGCGGCCCGCCGGGCACCTCATTGCTCGCCAGCTTGATCGCACCCTGGATTGTCCGGCCAGGGACGTACTTCGGCAACGATTCGAGATCCGCACGCGGCGAAACAGGGGACATCTTCGGCGCTCCTACGTCTGGGGGACGGCTCCGACACCGTATCCTCCCGCGCGAACGCAAGCTCCGAATATTTACCTAAGAGTGGTCTGATGGAGGAATGACCCTGACGACCACCGTGGAACACCAGCACGCCGACGGCCACACGCTGCGCCTGACCTTCGCCGAACCGGATGGTGTCGTCCGCGGCGGGCTCGTGGTGCTGCACGAGGAGGCCGAAGAGGTCGAAGAGGGTCTGGGCCTGCTCTTGGCCGGGCTCGCCGGCGAAGGCTGGCTCACCGTCACCCCGCATCTCGACCGGGACGATCTCACGCAGCAGGACCTGCTCGAAGCCACCGACGCGACGCTCGCATGGCTCGGTGAGCGCGGCATCCAGGCAGACCTCGTCGGTGTCGTCGGTTTCGACCTCGGCGGGACCGCCGCGCTGGTCGTCGCGTCGAACCGCAGGCTGGGCGCGGCGGTGAGCGTGGGCGGGCAGGGCGTCACCGGGCTGCCGGTACTCGTCGAGATCGCGGGACGGCTCACCAGCCCGTGGCTCGGCATGTACGGCGACGCGGGTGACGAGGCCGGAGGCGCCGAGGTCGAGCAGCTGCGTGACGCGGCGGCGACGGCGAACGTCGCGACGAACGTCGTCCACTACCCGGGCGCCAACCACCGCTTCGACGCCGACCCGGACGCGGCCGCCGAGGCCTGGCAGCGCACGTTGAATTGGTTCGACGCCCACCTGCGGTGACTCCATTCGCGCTAGCATTCCCCTCAAGATGTGACAGGGGAGGGTCGAATGGCACAGTCACCCAAGGTACCTGCGACGCCACAAGCCGCGTTCGGAGCTTCCGCTCCGGCGTTGGCTCCGGTGGCGGGTCAGATCCGGGATTCCAAGACGGATGCCAAGAAGGGGACCGTCAAGGTCTCCGAGGACGCCGCCAAGAAGCTCGTCGACGCGCTGCTGAAGGCACGCCATGAGCTCAACGCGCTGATCAAGGACTCGACCGAGTTCAACGCGCCGTTGAAGCTGGGCGACAACTTCGTCGGTCACACCATGAGCGAACGCTTTCAGGGCGCCGCGAACGAGGGGACCGAAGCGGCCGTACCCGTTCTCCGGGACTTCGCCGTGGTGCTCAAGGACTTCCAGCTCACCGTGATGGCCGCGCGGAAGATGTACGTCGCCGCGGACGAGGAAGGCCAAGAGCAGCTCGAACGGGTCGCTCGCCGGTTCGACATGGAAGACATCGTCGGCCACGAGCGGAAGGACGAGCACTGATGCGCGGCCTTCCCCTGCCGTGGCCGCCTCGCGAGCCCGAACCGCAACCCGGCCCCGAGCACCTCCACGCCGACATCGACTGGATGAGCTACTCGCATCGCGAGCTCTACGAGATGGTCCACAACGAGCTGGACCTCGCGAGCGCGGAAGCCGTCGCCGCGCAGTGGACGAAGATCAGCGCCTTCCTCGACAGGGCCGCTTCCGAACTCCGGGCGGCGCTGGCCGCCACCTCCGACGGCTGGACGGGCGAGGGCGCGGACAGGGCGCGTGACGCCGCCGTCAAGCTCGTCGATTGGGCGGGCGACACGGGTTGGCGCGCGGAGAACGTCGCGAACTGCGTGCGCCGCCAGGCGGACATCGCCGACACCGCGCGGCGCACGATGCCCGAGCCGCCGGGACACGCGCCGCGACCCAAGATGCCGGAGCCACCGAAACGCCGTCCGATCCCGGTCTCCGATTCGACGCAGGCGATGTCGGCGTCAGCCACGCCGGCACCGTCGGGCTCCGGTTTCGCCGAGGCGGGGCGGATCGTCGCCGAACCCACCGACGAAAGCGCGCAGGATCTGCACCGGCAGGCGGCCGACGTGATGACGCGGATGCAGCGGAACTCCGGTGAGGTCTACGAGAACGTTCCGGCCTTCACCTCGTACGGCAAGCAGCCGAACCTCCTCAAGACACCCGAAGAGCCGGAGAAGCCGAAACCCGAACCCGCGCCGGAACCGGTGCCGCCACCGGACGACTCCACGCGCAGCAGTGGCGCCGACGATCCCGCCCCGTTCCCGGTGCGGGAGCCGATCGACACACCGCGCGCGCCCGGCGCGAGCAGCGGCGCGTACGTTCCGCCGCCACCCGGTACCGCCGGGGGAACCCACGAGCAGCTCGGACAGGGCGGCCGATCCGGTGCCGGCGGCTTCGGGCCGTCGGGGCAGCAGCCCGGCCAACCGGCGGGGACACGCGCCGCGGCGGCCGCGGGCATGGGCGGTTTCGGGGGGATGCCGATGGGAATGGCGCCCTCGCAAGGACGACAGGGCGAAGAGGACCACAAGGCGCCGAACTACCTCGTCGAGGATTCCGACGTCTGGGGGCTCAGCGGGCAGGTGACCCCACCGGTCATCGGCGAAGACCCGAGGAGCGGTCGCTGATGGACTGGATCCGGTTGCACATCGGCGAACTGTTCCTGCTCTGGTCGGCGCACGGACGCGACGAACTGCCCGCGGTGCTGGAGGTTCCGCACGTCGGGCG encodes the following:
- a CDS encoding PPE domain-containing protein yields the protein MRGLPLPWPPREPEPQPGPEHLHADIDWMSYSHRELYEMVHNELDLASAEAVAAQWTKISAFLDRAASELRAALAATSDGWTGEGADRARDAAVKLVDWAGDTGWRAENVANCVRRQADIADTARRTMPEPPGHAPRPKMPEPPKRRPIPVSDSTQAMSASATPAPSGSGFAEAGRIVAEPTDESAQDLHRQAADVMTRMQRNSGEVYENVPAFTSYGKQPNLLKTPEEPEKPKPEPAPEPVPPPDDSTRSSGADDPAPFPVREPIDTPRAPGASSGAYVPPPPGTAGGTHEQLGQGGRSGAGGFGPSGQQPGQPAGTRAAAAAGMGGFGGMPMGMAPSQGRQGEEDHKAPNYLVEDSDVWGLSGQVTPPVIGEDPRSGR
- the hisC gene encoding histidinol-phosphate transaminase — its product is MSPVSPRADLESLPKYVPGRTIQGAIKLASNEVPGGPLPSVAQAIAETAQGINRYPDITASGLVERLARELAEPVGRIAVGCGSVSLCQQMIQALCGPGDEVVFPWRSFEAYPIVTQVANAVSVKVPLTAGHGLDLDAMLAAITPKTRLVFVCNPNNPTGTVVRRAELERFLDAVPSGVLVVLDEAYKEFVTDAEVPDGVELARGRDNVAVLRTFSKAYGLAGLRVGYAVAPEAIIVALKQVYVAFSVNMIAQAAAIASLDAAGELLERCKEIVSERTRVRDALVALGYEVPETQANFVWLPLTERTTEFAEHALERKLIVRPFAGEGARVTIGTPEENDLFLEAAGDFPR
- a CDS encoding dienelactone hydrolase family protein; protein product: MTLTTTVEHQHADGHTLRLTFAEPDGVVRGGLVVLHEEAEEVEEGLGLLLAGLAGEGWLTVTPHLDRDDLTQQDLLEATDATLAWLGERGIQADLVGVVGFDLGGTAALVVASNRRLGAAVSVGGQGVTGLPVLVEIAGRLTSPWLGMYGDAGDEAGGAEVEQLRDAAATANVATNVVHYPGANHRFDADPDAAAEAWQRTLNWFDAHLR